A genomic segment from Idiomarina piscisalsi encodes:
- the hrpA gene encoding ATP-dependent RNA helicase HrpA, producing MSRNKTNTNPFVKKYQSQLEQCTYQKAAQLRGRLRGLVKVKDEKKQQKVLRAIEADIEQAELNYLQRCEQSFHIEYPENLPVAQQRDDIKNAIEENQVVVVAGETGSGKTTQLPKMLLELGYGCKGVIGHTQPRRLAARSVAARIGEELQDYAKQQVGYKIRFQDETAPTTAVKLMTDGMLLSELQQDPLLLQYDAIIIDEAHERSLNIDFLLGVLHTLLPKRPDLKVVITSATIETERFSKHFHDAPVLTVSGRTYPVEVRYRDPSEGNKTSETDILQGVCDAVEELQSEGDGDILIFASGEREIRDYADAIGDLKLRNTEILPLYARLSSHEQNRVFQSHSQRRIVIATNVAETSLTVPGIRYVIDPGTVRISRYSYRTKVQRLPIEPISQASANQRKGRCGRIGLGICIRLYSEDDFLQRPEYTDPEILRTNLAAVILQMSALRLGDIRDFPFVQKPDERFVKDGLNLLEELNAIEPGKKREKPRLTEIGRQLSRLPLDPRLARMVLAAKQYGCVREMLVITAALSIQDPRERPHEFKQKADEWHQRFHDKHSDFMAYLNLWNYIKDKQKALSGNQFRKQVAREFIHFMRLREWQDIYTQSRQTVRELGFSINEEPATYEQVHRALISGLLSQVGMKEDRHEYQGTRQTKFHIFPGSGLFGKPPKWVVTAELVETSKLYARINADIDPLWVEEAASHLVKKSYLEPHFEKKKGSVVADEQVTMLGLVLVPRRRVQYGPVAPTKAREIFIREGLVNSQLQRKLPFIQHNLKLIQDVQALEAKSRRRDILVDEEVLFEAYERHIPEGIYNEKLLAGWWHKAAKKEPKLLFFERDDLIAGETEHITENDYPEFWRQGNLRLPLTYHFEPNAVDDGVSVNIQLGVLNQVKPEGFDWHIPALREERIAHLIKSLPKALRRNFVPAPNFAGAIMADVEPFETSLLEAMTHKLRRMTGVTVPDDSWDESSLPLHLRMNFKVLDGKKLIKQGRDLQRLQDELSGKVQQRLEKAAGDDISRDDVESWDFDDLPEVVTEAQQGFEIKAYPGLAIKGSREVALQLFDSKEEAEQQHRQGLRRLLLKQIPSPVKHLQKSLSNKAKLAMYFNPWGKVETLIEDCIAAAVDAVIDEQLEVGNRLRSEQGFERLKEQVRGELNERVEQIALRVEQCLTHSQDVRKALKGKIPLDQIQSRGDIQDQLDNLIFPGFVSRFGERRLDDIVRYLKAMQRRLEKLPVDPNKDRLMTIALSNLQEAYSAVLKRYKTGALIPEDVAEIRWMIEELRVSFFAQTLGTKYPVSEKRVKQAIETIKKGG from the coding sequence ATGAGTCGTAACAAAACGAATACCAACCCTTTCGTTAAAAAATATCAGTCTCAATTAGAGCAATGTACGTACCAAAAGGCCGCGCAACTGCGCGGTCGTTTGCGTGGGCTGGTGAAAGTAAAGGATGAAAAGAAGCAGCAAAAAGTGCTCAGAGCCATTGAGGCAGACATTGAGCAGGCCGAGTTGAACTACTTACAGCGCTGCGAGCAGTCTTTTCATATTGAATATCCTGAAAACTTACCGGTTGCGCAGCAGCGAGATGATATTAAAAATGCCATTGAGGAAAACCAGGTCGTTGTTGTCGCTGGTGAAACCGGATCGGGTAAGACGACTCAGCTACCGAAGATGCTACTGGAGCTTGGCTATGGCTGCAAAGGTGTCATCGGCCATACACAACCGCGACGTTTAGCGGCTCGAAGTGTTGCTGCGCGCATTGGTGAAGAGCTTCAGGATTACGCTAAACAGCAAGTCGGTTACAAAATTCGCTTTCAGGATGAAACGGCACCGACGACTGCTGTGAAGCTAATGACCGATGGTATGCTGCTTTCCGAGCTGCAGCAGGATCCGTTATTACTGCAATACGACGCCATTATTATCGATGAGGCGCACGAACGCTCGTTAAATATCGACTTTTTGCTCGGTGTTTTACACACCTTGCTGCCCAAACGTCCGGACTTAAAAGTTGTTATTACCTCCGCAACTATCGAAACAGAACGTTTTTCTAAACACTTCCACGACGCACCGGTGTTAACGGTCAGCGGTCGGACTTATCCGGTGGAAGTGCGTTATCGAGACCCGTCAGAAGGGAATAAAACCTCTGAAACGGATATTTTGCAAGGTGTTTGCGATGCGGTAGAAGAGCTGCAAAGTGAAGGGGACGGCGATATTCTCATTTTTGCCAGTGGAGAGCGGGAAATTCGTGATTATGCCGACGCTATTGGTGATTTAAAACTGAGAAACACCGAAATACTGCCTCTTTATGCCCGGTTGTCCTCTCACGAGCAAAACCGAGTGTTTCAGTCACATTCTCAGCGCCGTATTGTCATTGCTACCAATGTGGCGGAAACGTCATTGACGGTGCCGGGCATTCGCTATGTTATCGACCCGGGAACAGTACGTATCAGTCGTTACAGCTACCGAACTAAGGTTCAGCGCTTGCCGATTGAGCCAATCTCTCAAGCTAGCGCGAATCAGCGTAAAGGCCGTTGTGGACGTATTGGCCTGGGCATTTGTATTCGCTTGTACAGCGAAGACGATTTTTTACAGCGCCCGGAATATACCGACCCGGAGATACTACGGACGAACTTAGCTGCCGTTATTCTTCAAATGTCGGCGTTGCGTCTTGGGGACATTAGAGACTTTCCGTTTGTACAAAAGCCGGATGAGCGCTTTGTTAAAGACGGTTTGAATCTGCTGGAAGAGCTCAATGCCATAGAGCCGGGTAAAAAGCGAGAGAAGCCAAGGCTCACGGAAATAGGACGGCAGCTTTCTCGTTTACCGTTAGACCCTCGGTTGGCGCGAATGGTGTTAGCCGCCAAACAGTATGGCTGTGTGCGGGAAATGCTGGTGATAACAGCAGCGTTGAGTATACAGGATCCGCGTGAGCGTCCGCATGAGTTTAAACAAAAAGCTGATGAGTGGCATCAGCGATTCCACGATAAACATTCCGATTTCATGGCGTATCTGAACCTGTGGAATTACATAAAAGACAAGCAAAAAGCGCTTTCCGGTAATCAGTTTCGCAAGCAAGTGGCGCGCGAATTTATTCACTTCATGCGGCTGCGCGAGTGGCAGGACATTTACACACAAAGTCGCCAGACGGTGCGGGAACTGGGTTTTTCGATTAATGAAGAGCCAGCGACTTATGAACAAGTGCATCGTGCGCTCATTTCTGGCCTGTTGTCGCAAGTGGGGATGAAAGAAGACCGGCATGAATATCAGGGGACACGTCAAACTAAGTTTCATATTTTTCCAGGCTCAGGACTTTTTGGTAAACCGCCTAAATGGGTGGTTACCGCTGAACTTGTCGAAACCTCGAAGCTGTATGCGCGCATTAATGCGGATATCGATCCTTTATGGGTGGAGGAAGCGGCATCTCATTTGGTGAAGAAAAGCTATTTAGAGCCGCACTTTGAGAAGAAAAAAGGCAGTGTGGTGGCAGACGAACAGGTCACTATGCTGGGCTTAGTGTTAGTGCCAAGACGACGTGTTCAGTATGGCCCTGTAGCACCAACTAAGGCGCGTGAGATATTCATCCGCGAGGGCTTGGTTAACAGTCAGTTGCAACGCAAGTTGCCGTTTATTCAACACAACTTGAAACTGATTCAAGATGTTCAGGCCCTGGAGGCGAAGTCGCGGCGCCGCGATATTCTGGTGGACGAGGAAGTCCTTTTTGAAGCGTATGAACGGCACATACCGGAAGGCATTTATAACGAAAAGCTGTTAGCCGGTTGGTGGCATAAAGCCGCCAAAAAAGAGCCGAAGCTATTGTTTTTTGAACGAGATGATCTCATCGCCGGTGAGACCGAACACATTACCGAGAACGATTATCCGGAGTTCTGGCGACAGGGTAACTTGCGTTTGCCATTAACCTATCACTTTGAGCCTAATGCGGTTGATGATGGGGTGAGCGTCAATATTCAATTAGGGGTGCTTAATCAGGTAAAACCAGAAGGCTTTGATTGGCATATACCGGCACTGCGCGAAGAGCGCATTGCTCATTTAATTAAGTCACTACCTAAGGCGTTGCGCAGAAACTTTGTGCCTGCCCCTAACTTTGCTGGCGCCATAATGGCCGACGTTGAGCCCTTTGAAACGTCGCTGTTAGAAGCCATGACACACAAACTTCGCCGTATGACCGGTGTAACCGTACCGGATGACAGCTGGGACGAAAGCAGCTTACCATTGCATTTACGTATGAACTTTAAAGTGTTAGATGGCAAAAAGCTCATAAAGCAGGGCAGAGATTTACAACGTTTACAAGACGAGCTGTCCGGGAAAGTTCAGCAACGTCTGGAAAAGGCTGCCGGTGATGACATCAGCCGCGATGATGTTGAAAGCTGGGACTTTGACGATTTGCCGGAGGTGGTGACGGAAGCGCAGCAGGGGTTTGAAATTAAGGCCTATCCTGGCTTAGCGATTAAAGGTAGCCGTGAGGTTGCGTTGCAGTTGTTTGACTCGAAAGAAGAAGCCGAACAGCAGCACCGACAGGGCTTGCGTCGACTGTTGTTAAAGCAAATTCCGTCGCCAGTAAAGCATTTGCAAAAGTCACTATCGAATAAAGCGAAGCTGGCGATGTATTTTAACCCCTGGGGTAAGGTAGAAACACTGATTGAGGACTGTATTGCTGCGGCTGTGGATGCGGTGATTGATGAACAACTTGAAGTGGGCAATAGGTTGCGAAGCGAACAAGGTTTTGAGCGGCTGAAAGAGCAAGTTCGTGGTGAATTAAATGAACGAGTTGAACAGATAGCCCTTAGGGTCGAGCAATGTCTGACACATTCGCAGGATGTTCGAAAAGCGCTGAAAGGTAAAATTCCGCTCGATCAAATTCAGTCGCGAGGCGATATTCAGGATCAGCTGGATAATTTAATTTTTCCGGGCTTTGTCTCGAGGTTTGGTGAACGACGGCTCGACGATATTGTGCGCTACTTAAAAGCCATGCAACGTCGTTTGGAAAAACTGCCGGTGGACCCGAATAAAGACCGCTTAATGACCATAGCACTTAGTAATTTACAGGAAGCCTATAGTGCGGTCTTAAAACGTTATAAAACCGGCGCTTTGATTCCTGAAGATGTGGCTGAAATTCGTTGGATGATAGAGGAGCTGAGAGTTTCGTTCTTTGCTCAGACGTTAGGAACGAAATATCCAGTGTCTGAGAAGCGAGTGAAGCAGGCAATAGAAACGATCAAAAAAGGCGGCTGA
- a CDS encoding GrxA family glutaredoxin, translating to MFTVIFGRPGCPFCVRAKEVADQLKADRDDFDYRYVDIHAEGISKADLEKTVGKPVHTVPQIFVDESHVGGFTEFEAYAKENLGLYTA from the coding sequence ATGTTTACAGTAATTTTTGGACGTCCTGGCTGCCCGTTCTGCGTACGCGCAAAAGAAGTTGCCGATCAATTAAAAGCAGACCGCGATGACTTCGATTATCGCTACGTTGATATTCACGCAGAAGGCATTTCTAAAGCGGACTTAGAAAAAACGGTTGGGAAGCCGGTACACACAGTACCTCAAATATTTGTCGACGAGTCACACGTTGGCGGCTTCACTGAGTTTGAAGCATACGCAAAAGAGAACTTAGGCCTATACACGGCTTAA
- the yfaE gene encoding class I ribonucleotide reductase maintenance protein YfaE, with protein sequence MTKTFKVKVNGGPELAVDATEGTLLETLEKHQLEMHYHCRSGFCGACRTKLKSGQVRYTTEPLAYVRKGDILPCCCVPESDLDIEH encoded by the coding sequence ATGACTAAAACCTTTAAAGTCAAAGTTAACGGCGGGCCTGAGCTTGCCGTTGACGCGACTGAAGGAACATTGCTGGAGACACTGGAAAAACACCAGCTGGAAATGCACTACCATTGTCGTAGTGGATTTTGTGGTGCATGCCGGACTAAACTAAAATCTGGTCAAGTACGTTATACCACTGAGCCGTTAGCTTACGTTCGAAAGGGCGATATTTTGCCCTGCTGTTGCGTGCCGGAATCCGACCTCGATATTGAACACTAG
- the nrdB gene encoding class Ia ribonucleoside-diphosphate reductase subunit beta, with amino-acid sequence MSYSTFNQEQTNPLTEPMFLGNSVNVARYDQQKHSIFEKLIEKQISFFWRPEEIDVSRDRVDFNKLTDSEKHVFISNLKYQTLLDSIQGRSPNIALLPIVSIPELETWIETWSFFETIHSRSYTHILRNLFTDPSEVFEDIVINEQIKIRANDISQYYDDLIFYTQLWQTHGEGEVTVDGETYNVTQREIKKKLFLCINSVNALEAIRFYVSFACTFAFAERELMEGNAKIIKLIARDENVHLTSTQHILNLWQYGEDDPEMKEIAEELRDEAYDIFMTAVKQEKQWAHYLFKDGSMIGLNESMLCQYVEYIANLRMQAIGFDAPFENMRSNPLPWMNKYLVSDNVQVAPQEAEITSYLVGQIDSEVNASDLGDFDL; translated from the coding sequence ATGTCGTACTCAACGTTTAACCAGGAACAAACGAATCCGTTAACCGAGCCTATGTTTTTAGGTAATTCGGTTAATGTGGCTCGATACGATCAACAAAAGCACAGTATTTTTGAAAAGCTTATAGAAAAACAAATTAGCTTTTTCTGGCGCCCTGAAGAAATTGACGTAAGCCGCGATCGAGTCGACTTTAATAAACTCACTGACAGCGAAAAGCACGTGTTTATTTCAAACCTGAAATATCAAACACTGCTGGATTCTATTCAGGGCCGTTCACCAAATATTGCGTTGTTGCCGATTGTGTCCATTCCAGAGTTAGAAACCTGGATTGAGACCTGGTCATTCTTTGAGACCATTCACTCTCGCTCATACACGCACATTTTGCGTAACTTGTTTACTGACCCAAGCGAAGTGTTTGAAGACATCGTTATTAACGAGCAAATTAAAATTCGTGCGAACGATATTTCGCAATACTACGACGACCTTATTTTCTACACGCAGCTATGGCAAACCCACGGTGAAGGTGAAGTAACGGTCGACGGTGAAACATACAATGTGACTCAGCGCGAAATTAAAAAGAAACTGTTCTTGTGCATTAACTCGGTGAACGCACTGGAAGCCATTCGTTTCTATGTCAGTTTTGCTTGTACTTTCGCATTCGCTGAGCGGGAGCTCATGGAAGGTAACGCCAAAATCATTAAGCTGATTGCGCGTGACGAAAACGTTCACCTAACCTCAACGCAGCATATTCTGAACTTATGGCAGTACGGCGAAGACGACCCGGAAATGAAAGAAATTGCCGAAGAGCTGCGCGACGAAGCCTATGACATTTTCATGACCGCAGTGAAGCAGGAAAAACAGTGGGCTCACTACCTATTCAAAGACGGCTCAATGATTGGTCTGAACGAGAGCATGTTATGTCAGTACGTTGAGTACATCGCTAACTTACGTATGCAGGCCATTGGTTTTGACGCTCCGTTCGAAAATATGCGCTCTAACCCATTACCGTGGATGAACAAGTATTTGGTTTCTGACAACGTGCAGGTGGCTCCTCAGGAAGCGGAAATTACCTCTTACCTGGTTGGCCAAATTGACAGTGAAGTCAATGCTTCTGATCTTGGGGACTTTGATCTCTAA
- the nrdA gene encoding class 1a ribonucleoside-diphosphate reductase subunit alpha, which translates to MNEQLYVTKRSGEREPLNLDKIHRVIMWAAEGLHNVSASQVEIKSHIQFYDGIKTEDIHETIIKAAADLISEEAPDYQYMAARLAIFHLRKRAYGKFEPPRLFDHVKKMVAEHRYDEHLLEDYSEAEFDQMDEIVDHWRDMNFSYAAVKQLENKYLVQNRVTGDIYESAQFLYILVAACLFANYPKATRMDYIKRFYDATSEFKISLPTPIMSGVRTPTRQFSSCVLIETGDSLDSINATASAIVKYVSQRAGIGINAGRIRALGSPIRNGEAFHTGCIPFYKYFQTAVKSCSQGGVRGGAATLFYPLWHLEVESLLVLKNNRGVEENRVRHLDYGVQFNRLMYQRLIKDDYITLFSPSDVPGLYDAFFEDQEKFEQLYVQYEQDESIRKKRIKAIELFSLFMQERASTGRIYVQNVDHCNTHSPFDSKVAPIRQSNLCLEIALPTKPLQHVNDEEGEIALCTLSAFNLGKISDLGEFEELADLAVRALDSLLDYQEYPVPAAYNATMNRRTLGIGVINFAYYLAKHGVKYSDGSANSLVHKTFEAIQYYLMKASMNLAKEKGSCPKFNETTYSQGIMPTDTYKKELDSVCNEPLHLDWDQLRADIKQHGMRNSTLSALMPSETSSQISNATNGIEPPRGFVSVKASKDGVTKQVVPDYETLKDKYELLWQIPNNKGYLELVGIMQKFVDQTISANTNYDPGKFDAGKVPMKQLLQDLLTSYKLGVKTLYYHNTRDGAADNQSDIAARKTAEKPGAQPSEVIIEEDDDCAGGACKI; encoded by the coding sequence ATGAACGAGCAACTGTATGTCACCAAACGTAGCGGCGAACGTGAACCGCTAAACCTAGATAAAATTCATCGAGTGATCATGTGGGCAGCGGAAGGTCTGCATAATGTTTCCGCTTCTCAAGTCGAAATTAAGTCTCATATTCAGTTTTACGATGGTATTAAAACCGAAGACATTCACGAGACCATTATAAAGGCGGCAGCTGATTTAATCTCGGAAGAAGCTCCTGACTATCAATACATGGCAGCCCGTTTGGCCATTTTCCATTTACGCAAACGCGCTTATGGAAAGTTTGAGCCACCTCGTTTATTTGATCACGTCAAGAAAATGGTGGCAGAGCACCGTTATGACGAGCACTTACTGGAAGACTACAGCGAAGCCGAGTTCGACCAAATGGATGAGATTGTCGACCACTGGCGAGACATGAACTTCTCATACGCAGCGGTCAAACAGCTTGAGAATAAATACTTGGTTCAAAACCGTGTGACGGGCGATATTTATGAAAGCGCCCAGTTCCTATATATTTTAGTCGCTGCCTGCTTGTTCGCGAACTATCCGAAAGCAACTCGCATGGATTACATCAAGCGTTTCTATGATGCAACGTCTGAGTTTAAAATTTCACTACCAACCCCCATTATGTCTGGCGTTCGTACACCAACACGTCAGTTCAGTTCATGCGTATTAATTGAAACGGGCGACAGCCTGGACTCTATTAACGCGACCGCCAGCGCCATTGTGAAGTACGTTTCTCAACGCGCCGGTATTGGTATTAATGCCGGTCGCATTCGTGCGCTGGGCAGCCCAATTCGAAACGGTGAAGCGTTCCACACTGGCTGTATTCCTTTCTACAAATACTTCCAGACAGCGGTTAAGAGCTGTTCGCAAGGCGGTGTTCGTGGTGGCGCAGCAACTCTGTTCTACCCACTATGGCATTTAGAAGTAGAAAGCTTGTTGGTGCTTAAGAACAACCGTGGTGTTGAAGAAAACCGTGTTCGTCATTTGGACTACGGAGTTCAATTCAACCGCTTGATGTATCAACGTTTGATTAAAGACGACTACATTACGCTATTCAGCCCTTCTGACGTACCGGGCCTGTACGACGCGTTCTTCGAAGATCAGGAGAAGTTCGAGCAGCTGTACGTTCAGTATGAGCAAGACGAAAGCATTCGTAAAAAACGCATTAAAGCCATTGAGCTATTCAGCCTGTTTATGCAGGAGCGTGCCAGCACGGGGCGTATTTACGTACAAAACGTTGACCACTGCAATACGCATAGCCCGTTTGACTCGAAAGTGGCGCCTATTCGTCAAAGCAATCTGTGTCTGGAAATTGCTTTGCCAACTAAGCCATTACAACACGTCAATGACGAAGAAGGTGAAATTGCGCTGTGTACCCTGTCAGCATTCAACTTGGGTAAAATTAGCGACTTAGGCGAGTTTGAAGAACTGGCTGACTTAGCCGTTCGTGCGCTCGACAGCCTACTGGATTATCAGGAATACCCAGTTCCAGCAGCGTATAATGCGACTATGAACCGTCGTACTTTAGGTATTGGTGTCATTAACTTCGCTTATTACTTGGCTAAGCACGGTGTTAAATACTCTGACGGCTCGGCGAACAGTCTGGTTCACAAAACCTTCGAAGCTATACAGTATTACCTGATGAAAGCCTCAATGAACCTGGCAAAAGAAAAAGGGTCGTGTCCGAAGTTTAACGAGACTACCTACTCGCAAGGCATTATGCCGACAGATACTTATAAGAAAGAACTGGACAGTGTTTGTAATGAGCCTCTGCATCTCGACTGGGATCAACTGCGCGCAGATATCAAGCAGCACGGTATGCGCAACTCTACCCTTTCAGCGCTTATGCCATCTGAAACGTCGTCGCAAATTTCAAATGCGACCAATGGTATCGAGCCACCACGCGGCTTTGTCAGCGTGAAAGCGTCAAAAGACGGCGTTACGAAGCAGGTAGTGCCTGACTACGAGACGCTTAAGGATAAATACGAGCTGCTGTGGCAAATTCCGAATAATAAAGGTTACTTAGAGTTAGTCGGTATTATGCAGAAGTTTGTTGACCAAACTATTTCTGCGAACACCAACTACGATCCAGGCAAGTTCGATGCGGGCAAAGTACCGATGAAACAGTTGCTACAAGACCTGCTAACGTCATACAAACTGGGCGTTAAGACCCTCTATTATCACAACACGCGCGACGGTGCAGCCGATAACCAGTCAGATATCGCAGCCCGTAAAACAGCAGAAAAGCCTGGTGCACAGCCATCCGAAGTCATCATTGAAGAAGATGACGATTGTGCCGGCGGCGCTTGTAAAATTTAA
- a CDS encoding HAD family hydrolase, translating into MTNLANNPKLPEGVLFDLDGTLLNTAPDLGAALNNVCALYGKEPVHESIYTPVASHGSRGLLKLAFSEELQTHESELRKAFLDAYSNSIAARTHVYEGVVPLLNTLIQARVKVAIVTNKPKQLTQELLPSFPEFNVFESVVCGDTLSVSKPDPAPLLLAAEQLGVNPKSCIYVGDAERDIQAGRNAAMTTVLAHYGYISDSDSPADWKADYGISTPLELLDIIGLPQP; encoded by the coding sequence ATGACGAATCTCGCAAACAACCCGAAGCTTCCCGAAGGCGTGCTGTTTGATCTTGACGGCACCTTGCTGAACACGGCGCCTGATCTTGGAGCCGCACTCAACAATGTGTGCGCTTTATATGGTAAAGAACCTGTTCATGAAAGCATTTACACTCCGGTTGCTTCCCATGGTTCCAGAGGCTTGCTAAAGCTGGCCTTTTCAGAGGAGCTGCAGACCCATGAAAGCGAGTTACGGAAAGCTTTTTTGGACGCCTATTCGAACAGCATTGCCGCTAGAACCCATGTATACGAAGGGGTTGTACCGCTACTTAATACTCTGATTCAAGCCCGGGTAAAAGTGGCGATTGTTACGAACAAACCTAAGCAGTTGACCCAAGAATTACTGCCTAGCTTTCCCGAGTTTAATGTCTTTGAGTCGGTTGTCTGCGGGGACACTCTAAGTGTATCAAAACCTGACCCTGCACCTTTGCTTCTGGCCGCGGAGCAGCTGGGGGTTAACCCTAAAAGCTGTATCTACGTGGGTGACGCTGAACGTGATATTCAGGCTGGCCGTAATGCTGCAATGACAACGGTACTGGCCCATTATGGGTATATTAGTGACAGTGACTCACCAGCCGACTGGAAAGCCGACTATGGAATTAGCACGCCATTAGAATTATTGGATATTATTGGACTACCACAACCTTGA
- the ubiG gene encoding bifunctional 2-polyprenyl-6-hydroxyphenol methylase/3-demethylubiquinol 3-O-methyltransferase UbiG, with protein MTQENQNTEQKNVDLEEIAKFSALASRWWDPEGEFKPLHQINPVRLSFIEQHANGLFGKNILDVGCGGGLLSEAMAERGAKVTGIDLAEESLKIARLHALESEVSVDYQCVAVENHAAEHEGQYDAVTCLEMLEHVPDPASIVNACTQAVKPGGLVFFSTLNRNVKSWLLGILAAEHILGWVPKGTHQHQRFIKPSELLRMTDEAGLNEIDINGLTFHPLKGFTLSETDIDVNYITVLQKPLT; from the coding sequence ATGACCCAAGAAAACCAAAATACTGAACAAAAAAACGTCGATTTAGAAGAGATCGCTAAGTTCTCCGCCCTCGCCTCGCGTTGGTGGGATCCGGAAGGCGAATTCAAACCGTTGCACCAAATTAACCCGGTGAGGCTGTCTTTCATTGAGCAACACGCTAATGGCTTATTTGGCAAAAATATTCTCGATGTTGGTTGTGGTGGTGGTCTGCTAAGTGAAGCTATGGCAGAACGCGGCGCTAAGGTTACCGGTATTGACTTAGCCGAAGAGTCATTAAAAATAGCGCGCCTACATGCACTGGAAAGCGAAGTTTCTGTCGATTATCAATGTGTCGCCGTTGAAAATCACGCGGCCGAACATGAGGGTCAATATGATGCGGTAACTTGCCTGGAGATGCTGGAGCACGTCCCTGACCCAGCGTCCATTGTAAATGCCTGCACACAAGCGGTTAAACCAGGCGGCCTGGTGTTTTTTTCTACCTTAAATCGCAACGTGAAATCATGGCTGTTAGGCATTCTAGCAGCCGAACACATACTTGGCTGGGTGCCGAAAGGAACACACCAACATCAGCGTTTTATTAAGCCGTCGGAACTCCTTCGCATGACCGATGAAGCCGGACTTAATGAGATTGATATTAATGGATTAACTTTCCATCCATTAAAAGGATTCACTTTGTCAGAAACCGACATAGACGTGAATTACATTACCGTTTTACAAAAGCCGTTGACATAG